Proteins encoded together in one Camelus dromedarius isolate mCamDro1 chromosome 11, mCamDro1.pat, whole genome shotgun sequence window:
- the NTS gene encoding neurotensin/neuromedin N: MMAGMKIQLVCMILLAFSSWSLCSDSEEEMKALEADLLTNVHTSKISKAGIPSWKMTLLNVCSLINNLNSQAEETGEFHEEELITRRKFPTALDGFSLEAMLTIYQLRKICHSRAFQHWELIQEDVLDSGNVKNEKEEVIKRKIPYILKRQLYENKPRRPYILKRGSYYY; this comes from the exons ATGATGGCAGGAATGAAAATTCAGCTGGTGTGCATGATCCTCCTGGCTTTCAGCTCCTGGAGTCTGTGCTCAG AttcagaagaggaaatgaaggcATTAGAAGCAGATTTATTGACCAATGTGCATACATCAAag ATCAGTAAAGCAGGTATTCCCTCTTGGAAGATGACCCTGCTAAATGTTTGCAGTCTTATAAACAACCTGAACAGCCAAGCCGAGGAAACAGGAGAGTTTCATGAAGAGGAGCTTATTACCAGAAGGAAATTTCCCACTGCCTTAGATGGCTTTAGTTTGGAAGCAATGTTGACAATATACCAGCTCCGAAAAATCTGTCACAGCAGGGCCTTTCAACACTGGGAG TTAATTCAAGAAGATGTGCTTGATAGTggaaatgtcaaaaatgaaaaggaagaagttataaagagaaaaattcctTACATTCTGAAACGGCAGCTGTATGAGAATAAACCTAGGAGACCCTACATACTCAAAAGAGGTTCTTACTACTACTGA